From a region of the Cucumis sativus cultivar 9930 chromosome 6, Cucumber_9930_V3, whole genome shotgun sequence genome:
- the LOC101218230 gene encoding outer envelope pore protein 21, chloroplastic, with translation MDTSFRYAADSRALRIHAKEKISLDSNVFLQVRGELDTRIGEPSLLAASVRQFYPDLSASAGLGVQYDKYKKLHYVGRGKMSFPVTTDGLLRFTIKGQSHLDKDFKQFKYKGAAEFSLGVLNFQREQDVRVKVGYEVFEKIPYIQIRENNWTLNADINGRWNVRLDI, from the exons atggATACTTCTTTCAGATACGCCGCAGACTCCAGAGCCTTAAGAATCCACGCCAAGGAGAAGATTTCTCTCGACTCCAACGTTTTCTTGCAG GTTCGTGGCGAGCTAGATACAAGAATAGGAGAACCGAGTCTTCTCGCTGCTTCCGTTAGACAGTTTTACCCGGAT TTGTCTGCAAGCGCGGGTTTAGGAGTGCAGtatgataaatataagaaacttCATTATGTTGGCCGTGGGAAAATGTCTTTTCCTGTGACTACCGATGGTTTATTGAGATTTACTATTAAAGGGCAATCTCATCTTGACAAGGATTTTAAGCAG TTTAAGTACAAAGGAGCTGCTGAATTTTCTTTGGGTGTACTAAATTTTCAAAGGGAACAAGATGTAAGAGTCAAAGTAGGATATGAAGTGTTCGAAAAG ATACCATACATTCAGATAAGGGAAAATAACTGGACACTGAATGCTGACATCAATGGTAGATGGAATGTGAGACTCGACATATAA
- the LOC101218469 gene encoding monosaccharide-sensing protein 2 — MKGAVLVALAASVGNFLQGWDNATIAGAMVYIKKDMVLNSSVEGLIVAISLIGATIITTCSGPVSDWVGRRPMLILSSLLYILSGLIMLWSPNVLVLCIARLLDGFGIGLAVTLVPVYISETAPSEIRGLLNTLPQFTGSGGMFISYCMVFYMSLSVSTSWRLMLGVLSIPSVLYFILTVFFLPESPRWLVSKGKMLEAKKVLQRLRGIEDVSGEMALLVEGLGIGGETSIEEYIIGPAEEIDGDIADQKDKIRLYGPGEGLSWVAKPVTGQSSLVLASRQGSLINRSMLMDPLVTLFGSVHEKLPESGSMIFPNFGSMFSTAEPHVKNEQWDEESQRGDDYASEAGGMDSDDNLHSPLISRQTTSMDKDIVPPPSHGSIFSVRRHSSLMQGNIETVGNTGIGGGWQLAWKWSEKGEDGKEGGFKRIYLHPEDIPGSRRGSILSLPGEDVHADGEVIQAAALVSQPALVSKELKDQHPVGPAMVHPSETVSKTPIWSALLEPGVKHALIVGIGIQILQQFSGINGVLYYTPQILEEAGVEVLLSNMGIGSESASFLISAFTTFLMLPCIGVAMRLMDVSGRRWLLLATIPVLIVSLLILIVFKLVTVSTIVNAAISTICVVVYFCVFVMAYGPIPNILCSEIFPTRVRGLCIAICSMVFWTGDIIVTYSLPVMLSAIGLAGVFGIYAFVCIISWIFVYLKVPETKGMPLEVIAEFFSVGARQAAKGSNN; from the exons ATGAAGGGAGCTGTGCTAGTGGCTCTTGCTGCTTCCGTTGGGAACTTTCTGCAAGGATGGGATAATGCCACCATTGCTG GGGCTATGGTCTACATCAAGAAAGACATGGTCCTCAATTCTTCAGTGGAAGGTCTTATAGTGGCCATATCTCTCATTGGAGCTACAATCATTACTACATGTTCAGGACCGGTATCAGATTGGGTCGGTCGACGTCCGATGTTGATACTGTCATCACTGCTTTATATTCTAAGTGGTTTGATCATGTTGTGGTCGCCTAATGTGTTGGTACTCTGCATAGCTAGGTTGTTGGATGGATTTGGGATTGGTCTTGCTGTCACTCTTGTTCCTGTTTATATTTCAGAAACTGCCCCATCAGAAATAAGAGGATTGTTGAATACTCTCCCACAGTTTACTGGATCAGGTGGCATGTTCATATCCTACTGTATGGTATTTTACATGTCGTTGTCAGTCTCAACGAGCTGGAGGTTAATGCTTGGAGTTCTCTCAATCCCATCCGTCCTCTATTTTATACTAACAGTATTTTTCTTGCCTGAATCTCCTCGATGGCTGGTTAGTAAAGGGAAGATGCTTGAGGCAAAAAAGGTTCTCCAGAGACTCCGTGGCATAGAGGATGTTTCAG GTGAGATGGCTTTGCTAGTTGAAGGTCTTGGGATTGGGGGTGAGACATCCATAGAAGAGTATATAATAGGTCCGGCTGAAGAAATTGATGGGGACATAGCTGatcaaaaagataaaattagaTTATATGGACCTGGGGAAGGCCTATCTTGGGTTGCTAAGCCTGTCACAGGACAGAGTTCTCTCGTGCTTGCATCTCGGCAAGGAAGTTTGATCAATAGAAGTATGCTTATGGACCCACTCGTCACCCTTTTTGGTAGTGTTCATGAGAAGCTCCCCGAGTCTGGAAGCATGATTTTTCCAAACTTTGGCAGCATGTTCAGCACGGCCGAACCTCATGTGAAAAATGAGCAGTGGGATGAGGAGAGCCAAAGAGGAGATGACTATGCATCAGAGGCTGGTGGAATGGACTCAGATGACAATCTGCATAGTCCACTGATTTCGCGCCAAACAACCAGCATGGATAAAGACATCGTCCCCCCTCCTTCCCATGGTAGTATCTTCAGTGTGAGGCGCCACAGCAGTCTCATGCAAGGAAATATCGAGACAGTCGGTAATACTGGGATTGGTGGGGGCTGGCAGTTGGCATGGAAATGGTCTGAGAAAGGAGAGGATGGCAAGGAGGGCGGATTTAAACGTATTTATTTGCACCCAGAGGATATTCCTGGGTCGCGACGTGGATCTATTCTTTCTCTTCCTGGTGAAGATGTCCATGCAGATGGTGAGGTCATCCAGGCTGCAGCATTGGTCAGCCAGCCTGCTCTTGTCTCTAAAGAACTTAAAGATCAGCACCCGGTTGGCCCTGCGATGGTTCATCCATCTGAAACTGTTTCAAAGACTCCAATATGGTCTGCTTTACTCGAACCAGGCGTTAAGCATGCTCTAATTGTAGGAATTGGAATTCAGATTCTTCAACAG TTTTCTGGGATCAATGGAGTTCTTTACTATACTCCTCAAATTCTTGAAGAAGCAGGTGTTGAAGTTTTGCTCTCAAATATGGGGATTGGTTCTGAATCCGCATCATTCCTGATTAGTGCATTCACAACCTTCCTGATGCTTCCCTGTATTGGTGTGGCAATGAGGCTCATGGATGTTTCAGGCAGAAg GTGGCTCTTACTCGCAACCATCCCTGTGCTAATAGTATCACTCCTCATTCTCATCGTGTTCAAGCTTGTTACAGTGAGCACCATCGTCAATGCAGCAATCTCAACCATATGTGTGGTTGTTTACTTCTGCGTCTTTGTCATGGCATATGGACCAATTCCAAACATCCTTTGCTCAGAAATTTTCCCGACAAGGGTCCGTGGCCTCTGCATTGCGATATGTTCTATGGTTTTCTGGACCGGTGATATAATTGTAACCTATTCTCTGCCTGTGATGCTTAGTGCAATAGGTCTGGCAGGTGTCTTCGGCATATATGCCTTTGTGTGTATAATTTCATGGATATTCGTCTACTTGAAAGTCCCAGAAACCAAAGGCATGCCTCTTGAAGTCATTGCAGAGTTCTTCTCTGTCGGTGCGAGACAAGCTGCGAAAGGTAGTAACAATTGA
- the LOC101209131 gene encoding protein CUP-SHAPED COTYLEDON 3 isoform X1 encodes MFGIEEVIGELNREDDHEEKSGSGKEFIIKKHHRLLPPGYRFHPTDEELIAFYLASKVFKPSNFDLGVNIAEVDLNRCEPWELPEEAKMGEKEWYFFSLRVRKYPTGLRTNRATVAGYWKATGKDRQIHSSCNGVKLGTKKTLVFYKGGAPRGIKTKWVMHEYRLHSDLASPNVCKQDEWVLCRIIHKSGEKIKPKSSFQETVPSPISLPSLLLNATQSINHINIQSQPPLHNIQHHENGLESFIINNPHFIFQPNLFPFGLNNHDPHLTTPPPPPPSIQMTDTNYHPHFNPSLLLDGGCDSQQASSFGVDSGGTLVDVAAYRGARGDQSDENWSGGC; translated from the exons ATGTTTGGAATTGAAGAAGTTATTGGAGAACTAAATAGAGAAGATgatcatgaagaaaaaagtggaAGTGGTAAAGAGTTCATCATCAAGAAGCACCATAGATTATTGCCACCAGGTTATAGGTTTCACCCTACTGATGAAGAACTCATTGCCTTTTATCTTGCTTCAAAAGTCTTCAAACCTTCAAACTTTGATCTCGGTGTCAACATTGCGGAAGTCGACCTCAATAGATGTGAGCCGTGGGAACTTCCAG aagaggCAAAGATGGGTGAAAAAGAGTGGTATTTTTTCAGCTTAAGAGTGAGGAAATACCCAACAGGATTAAGAACAAATAGAGCAACAGTGGCTGGTTATTGGAAAGCAACAGGAAAAGATAGGCAAATTCATAGTAGTTGTAATGGAGTTAAGCTTGGAACTAAGAAAACACTTGTGTTTTATAAAGGAGGTGCTCCTAGAGGCATTAAAACCAAGTGGGTTATGCATGAATATCGCCTTCATTCTGATCTTGCTTCTCCTAATGTCTGCAAG CAGGACGAGTGGGTTCTATGTAGAATAATTCACAAATCCGGAGAGAAGATAAAACCTAAATCGTCCTTCCAAGAAACAGTTCCCTCTCCCATCTCTCTACCATCATTGTTACTCAACGCAACTCAATCCATAAACCATATCAACATCCAATCCCAACCACCTCTACACAACATTCAGCACCATGAAAATGGCCTGGAAAGCTTCATCATCAACAACCCACACTTCATTTTCCAACCCAACCTCTTTCCATTTGGCTTAAATAACCACGACCCACATTTGACGACACCACCGCCGCCGCCACCATCAATTCAAATGACCGACACGAACTATCACCCCCATTTTAACCCATCCTTGTTGCTCGACGGCGGCTGCGACAGCCAGCAGGCCTCCAGTTTTGGTGTTGACAGTGGCGGCACGTTGGTCGACGTCGCTGCTTATAGAGGTGCTCGGGGTGATCAATCCGATGAAAATTGGTCCGGAGGGTGCTGA
- the LOC101209131 gene encoding protein CUP-SHAPED COTYLEDON 3 isoform X3: MFGIEEVIGELNREDDHEEKSGSGKEFIIKKHHRLLPPGYRFHPTDEELIAFYLASKVFKPSNFDLGVNIAEVDLNRCEPWELPEAKMGEKEWYFFSLRVRKYPTGLRTNRATVAGYWKATGKDRQIHSSCNGVKLGTKKTLVFYKGGAPRGIKTKWVMHEYRLHSDLASPNVCKQDEWVLCRIIHKSGEKIKPKSSFQETVPSPISLPSLLLNATQSINHINIQSQPPLHNIQHHENGLESFIINNPHFIFQPNLFPFGLNNHDPHLTTPPPPPPSIQMTDTNYHPHFNPSLLLDGGCDSQQASSFGVDSGGTLVDVAAYRGARGDQSDENWSGGC, encoded by the exons ATGTTTGGAATTGAAGAAGTTATTGGAGAACTAAATAGAGAAGATgatcatgaagaaaaaagtggaAGTGGTAAAGAGTTCATCATCAAGAAGCACCATAGATTATTGCCACCAGGTTATAGGTTTCACCCTACTGATGAAGAACTCATTGCCTTTTATCTTGCTTCAAAAGTCTTCAAACCTTCAAACTTTGATCTCGGTGTCAACATTGCGGAAGTCGACCTCAATAGATGTGAGCCGTGGGAACTTCCAG aggCAAAGATGGGTGAAAAAGAGTGGTATTTTTTCAGCTTAAGAGTGAGGAAATACCCAACAGGATTAAGAACAAATAGAGCAACAGTGGCTGGTTATTGGAAAGCAACAGGAAAAGATAGGCAAATTCATAGTAGTTGTAATGGAGTTAAGCTTGGAACTAAGAAAACACTTGTGTTTTATAAAGGAGGTGCTCCTAGAGGCATTAAAACCAAGTGGGTTATGCATGAATATCGCCTTCATTCTGATCTTGCTTCTCCTAATGTCTGCAAG CAGGACGAGTGGGTTCTATGTAGAATAATTCACAAATCCGGAGAGAAGATAAAACCTAAATCGTCCTTCCAAGAAACAGTTCCCTCTCCCATCTCTCTACCATCATTGTTACTCAACGCAACTCAATCCATAAACCATATCAACATCCAATCCCAACCACCTCTACACAACATTCAGCACCATGAAAATGGCCTGGAAAGCTTCATCATCAACAACCCACACTTCATTTTCCAACCCAACCTCTTTCCATTTGGCTTAAATAACCACGACCCACATTTGACGACACCACCGCCGCCGCCACCATCAATTCAAATGACCGACACGAACTATCACCCCCATTTTAACCCATCCTTGTTGCTCGACGGCGGCTGCGACAGCCAGCAGGCCTCCAGTTTTGGTGTTGACAGTGGCGGCACGTTGGTCGACGTCGCTGCTTATAGAGGTGCTCGGGGTGATCAATCCGATGAAAATTGGTCCGGAGGGTGCTGA
- the LOC101217990 gene encoding dolichyl-diphosphooligosaccharide--protein glycosyltransferase subunit 1A, translating to MAFRLDLLLITLALILSPVLSDLIFTKVDRRIDLTSQIVRVSSTIRVENEGTDVVSEVLLAFPEEQAKYLAHIQATLKEGKGKTKGPAINFPVDVVYPKEIPPALKFYSVSLPKGLNKGDSLTFDVLAVFTHVLRPFPETITQGDVQFVVFLDSAYFLSPYTVKVQSLSVKLPEARIESYTKLENTKIHGSEIKYGPYENLPPYSFTPIRFHFENNKPFPVAQELVREIEISHWGSIQITEHYNLVHGGAQSRGEFSRLDYQARPYAKGASAFRNLVVKLPPRTHSVYYRDEIGNISTSHLWGDSKKTELEIEPRYPLFGGWRTSFTIGYSLPLQDFLFQDQGKRFLSISFGSPINEVVIDRLVVMVVLPEGSSDISVSVPFSHKQWYETKFSHLDISGRPVVVLEKEKVVPEHNQHFQVYYKFNSISMLREPVMLIFGFFILFVSCIIYMHSDMSISKSSASYLAKLQWDEVQTVIQQVQNVINRCLTTHDKLEASLRDLSRTGDVQACKAARKTVEASLKELSKELKPLISFLQSSQQATQILPKVEELVAKERELQERLVAKHTTVVDCYEKKLGGREIENKVTSQQQRITTLRQEVDDLLEFIDEI from the exons ATGGCATTTAGGTTGGATCTATTACTTATCACGCTCGCTCTGATTCTTTCGCCTGTACTTTCCGATCTGATCTTCACCAAGGTTGATCGTCGG ATTGATTTGACTTCACAAATTGTTCGCGTATCTTCCACTATAAGG GTTGAAAATGAGGGGACTGACGTGGTCTCTGAAGTACTTTTAGCCTTTCCCGAGGAACAAGCAAAATACTTGGCTCATATCCAAGCAACActcaaagaaggaaaaggaaaaaccaaAGGACCTGCTATAAATTTCCCTGTCGATGTTGTTTATCCCAAGGAAATACCTCCGGCATTGAAATTTTACTCAGTGTCACTGCCGAAGGGATTGAACAAGGGTGATAGCTTGACTTTTGATGTGTTAGCTGTGTTCACTCATGTTCTACGTCCATTCCCAGAGACAATCACTCAAGGCGATGTTCAGTTTGTAGTGTTTCTTGACAGTGCATACTTTTTGTCTCCTTATACTGTGAAGGTCCAGTCACTAAGTGTTAAATTGCCCGAAGCAAGAATTGAGTCTTAcacaaaattggaaaatacTAAGATTCATGGTTCTGAGATCAAGTACGGTCCTTATGAGAATCTTCCACCATATTCATTTACACCCATACgctttcattttgaaaacaataagCCATTTCCTGTTGCTCAAGAGCTTGTCCGTGAGATAGAAATTTCTCACTGGGGCAGCATTCAAATAACAGAGCATTATAATCTTGTCCATGGTGGTGCTCAAAGTAGGGGAGAATTTTCcag GCTTGATTATCAGGCCAGACCTTATGCAAAAGGTGCTTCAGCATTTAGGAATCTTGTTGTGAAACTACCACCTAGAACTCATTCAGTATACTACAGAGATGAAATTGGAAACATCTCTACATCGCATCTATGGGGTGATTCTAAgaag aCAGAGCTGGAGATTGAACCTAGATATCCATTGTTTGGTGGTTGGAGAACTTCTTTCACTATTGGATATAGTTTGCCACTTCAGGATTTTCTATTTCAGGATCAGGGAAAACGTTTTCTTAGCATCTCTTTTGGTTCTCCTATAAATGAAGTTGTGATTGATAGGCTCGTTGTCATG GTTGTTTTACCCGAGGGCTCCAGTGATATATCTGTCTCTGTTCCATTTTCTCATAAACAGTGGTATGAG ACAAAATTTTCACACCTGGACATTAGTGGTAGACCAGTGGTTGTACTGGAGAAGGAAAAAGTTGTGCCAGAGCATAATCAACATTTCCAG GTCTACTACAAGTTCAACAGCATTTCAATGCTTAGGGAGCCTGTGATGTTGATTTTTGGATTCTTCATCCTTTTTGTCTCATGTATTATTTATATGCATTCTGACATGTCAATTTCGAAGTCTTCAGCTTCTTATTTAGCAAAACTACAGTGGGATGAG GTGCAAACTGTGATTCAACAAGTTCAGAATGTTATCAACAGATGCTTAACCACACACGATAAACTGGAAGCATCATTGCGTGATCTTTCAAGAACTGGTGACGTCCAAGCTTGCAAAGCAGCTCGCAAAACAGTTGAGGCTTCATTGAAAGAGCTTTCAAAAGAGCTGAAGCCTTTGATTTCATTCTTGCAGTCGTCCCAGCAGGCCACCCAAATATTGCCCAAG GTGGAAGAGCTAGTGGCCAAGGAGAGAGAGCTGCAAGAGAGATTGGTTGCAAAACACACAACGGTGGTGGACTGCTATGAAAAGAAGCTCGGGGGACGTGAAATTGAGAACAAGGTTACTTCACAGCAGCAAAGAATTACAACATTAAGGCAGGAAGTTGATGATCTTCTGGAGTTCattgatgaaatataa
- the LOC101209131 gene encoding protein CUP-SHAPED COTYLEDON 3 isoform X2, producing the protein MFGIEEVIGELNREDDHEEKSGSGKEFIIKKHHRLLPPGYRFHPTDEELIAFYLASKVFKPSNFDLGVNIAEVDLNRCEPWELPEEAKMGEKEWYFFSLRVRKYPTGLRTNRATVAGYWKATGKDRQIHSSCNGVKLGTKKTLVFYKGGAPRGIKTKWVMHEYRLHSDLASPNVCKDEWVLCRIIHKSGEKIKPKSSFQETVPSPISLPSLLLNATQSINHINIQSQPPLHNIQHHENGLESFIINNPHFIFQPNLFPFGLNNHDPHLTTPPPPPPSIQMTDTNYHPHFNPSLLLDGGCDSQQASSFGVDSGGTLVDVAAYRGARGDQSDENWSGGC; encoded by the exons ATGTTTGGAATTGAAGAAGTTATTGGAGAACTAAATAGAGAAGATgatcatgaagaaaaaagtggaAGTGGTAAAGAGTTCATCATCAAGAAGCACCATAGATTATTGCCACCAGGTTATAGGTTTCACCCTACTGATGAAGAACTCATTGCCTTTTATCTTGCTTCAAAAGTCTTCAAACCTTCAAACTTTGATCTCGGTGTCAACATTGCGGAAGTCGACCTCAATAGATGTGAGCCGTGGGAACTTCCAG aagaggCAAAGATGGGTGAAAAAGAGTGGTATTTTTTCAGCTTAAGAGTGAGGAAATACCCAACAGGATTAAGAACAAATAGAGCAACAGTGGCTGGTTATTGGAAAGCAACAGGAAAAGATAGGCAAATTCATAGTAGTTGTAATGGAGTTAAGCTTGGAACTAAGAAAACACTTGTGTTTTATAAAGGAGGTGCTCCTAGAGGCATTAAAACCAAGTGGGTTATGCATGAATATCGCCTTCATTCTGATCTTGCTTCTCCTAATGTCTGCAAG GACGAGTGGGTTCTATGTAGAATAATTCACAAATCCGGAGAGAAGATAAAACCTAAATCGTCCTTCCAAGAAACAGTTCCCTCTCCCATCTCTCTACCATCATTGTTACTCAACGCAACTCAATCCATAAACCATATCAACATCCAATCCCAACCACCTCTACACAACATTCAGCACCATGAAAATGGCCTGGAAAGCTTCATCATCAACAACCCACACTTCATTTTCCAACCCAACCTCTTTCCATTTGGCTTAAATAACCACGACCCACATTTGACGACACCACCGCCGCCGCCACCATCAATTCAAATGACCGACACGAACTATCACCCCCATTTTAACCCATCCTTGTTGCTCGACGGCGGCTGCGACAGCCAGCAGGCCTCCAGTTTTGGTGTTGACAGTGGCGGCACGTTGGTCGACGTCGCTGCTTATAGAGGTGCTCGGGGTGATCAATCCGATGAAAATTGGTCCGGAGGGTGCTGA